From a single Desulfonatronovibrio hydrogenovorans DSM 9292 genomic region:
- a CDS encoding transporter substrate-binding domain-containing protein, with amino-acid sequence MSVYKKIMIALLMVMFMAPAAHSSQIRSQLTQESTLEQILKRGVIRVGMSTFVPWAMQNKEGEFIGFEIDVATRLAQDMGVRVEFIPTRWSGIIPALLTGKFDVIIGGMGIRPDRNLKVNFSIPYDHTGMSMVAHQEKAKGFSSLEDFNRSDVTVAARLGTTAAAAAGDFLPKASLRLFDDEAQAVQELLNGRVHAVVASAPLPAFQALMHPNRLFVPFEGTFTKEPIGFAVRKGDPDTLNFFDNWIRFVQADGWLEKRKKYWFETRDWEDQIK; translated from the coding sequence ATGTCAGTTTATAAAAAGATCATGATTGCCCTGCTCATGGTTATGTTCATGGCCCCGGCAGCCCATTCATCCCAGATCCGCTCCCAGCTGACCCAGGAGAGCACACTCGAACAGATCCTTAAGCGAGGCGTGATCAGGGTGGGCATGTCCACCTTTGTGCCTTGGGCAATGCAAAACAAAGAAGGGGAATTCATTGGATTTGAAATTGATGTAGCCACAAGACTGGCCCAGGACATGGGTGTCCGAGTTGAGTTCATACCCACCAGGTGGTCTGGGATCATCCCGGCCCTGCTCACCGGTAAATTTGATGTCATTATCGGAGGGATGGGTATCAGGCCTGACCGGAACCTTAAAGTCAACTTTTCTATCCCTTATGATCATACAGGCATGTCCATGGTTGCCCATCAAGAAAAAGCCAAGGGCTTTTCCTCCCTGGAAGACTTTAACCGTTCCGATGTGACTGTAGCAGCCAGACTCGGGACCACAGCTGCCGCTGCAGCCGGCGATTTCTTACCCAAGGCCTCTTTAAGACTTTTTGATGATGAGGCCCAGGCAGTCCAGGAACTCCTCAACGGAAGGGTTCATGCTGTAGTGGCCTCAGCCCCTCTTCCGGCCTTCCAGGCACTGATGCACCCCAACAGACTGTTCGTTCCGTTTGAGGGCACCTTCACCAAGGAGCCCATCGGTTTTGCAGTCAGGAAGGGCGACCCTGATACATTGAATTTTTTTGACAACTGGATAAGATTTGTCCAGGCTGATGGCTGGCTGGAAAAAAGAAAAAAATACTGGTTCGAGACCCGGGACTGGGAAGACCAGATCAAGTAA
- the hisH gene encoding imidazole glycerol phosphate synthase subunit HisH: MIAILDYRAGNLTSVKRALDHLDIPNQITSDPEIIDKAPGIIFPGVGAAGSAMRNLKESGLDSSLMSAIRSGKPMLGICLGCQIILDKSLENNARTLGIVPGECRIFSPDLKDESGRPINIPHMGWNRVRLVQDCPLFKGIPDDAEFYFVHSYYPVPDPGMVIGMTTYGLDFCSVFGRPGLWAMQFHPEKSGRPGLKILSNFYAYCLENSNAQ; the protein is encoded by the coding sequence ATGATTGCAATCCTGGACTACCGGGCTGGAAACCTGACCAGTGTCAAAAGAGCCCTGGATCACCTGGATATCCCCAACCAGATCACCAGTGATCCTGAAATAATAGACAAAGCCCCGGGCATAATCTTTCCTGGAGTGGGCGCAGCCGGCTCAGCCATGCGCAACCTCAAAGAGAGCGGCCTGGACAGCTCCCTGATGAGTGCCATCCGATCAGGTAAGCCCATGCTCGGCATCTGCCTGGGATGCCAGATCATTCTGGACAAAAGCCTTGAAAACAATGCCCGGACCCTGGGAATTGTTCCTGGAGAATGCAGAATATTTTCACCTGATCTGAAGGATGAATCCGGAAGACCCATCAATATCCCTCACATGGGCTGGAACAGGGTCCGGCTTGTCCAGGACTGCCCTCTTTTCAAGGGCATCCCGGATGATGCTGAATTTTATTTTGTCCACAGCTACTATCCTGTTCCAGACCCTGGGATGGTAATAGGCATGACCACCTACGGGCTGGACTTCTGCTCGGTCTTTGGTCGGCCTGGACTGTGGGCCATGCAGTTTCATCCGGAAAAAAGCGGCAGACCGGGCCTCAAGATCCTTTCCAATTTTTACGCTTACTGCCTGGAGAACAGCAATGCTCAGTAA
- the hisF gene encoding imidazole glycerol phosphate synthase subunit HisF, with translation MLSKRIIPCLDVRDGRLTKGVKFKGNVDIGDPVETARLYYEQGADEIVFYDITASAEGRGIMLRVVEKVAATIFIPFSVGGGISTLEDMRAVLLAGAEKVSVNSAAVKNPGIISQGAEAFGSQCIVVGMDVLQVEKTESIPSGYEIVIHGGRKHMGLDALWWAREVEKLGAGEICLNSIDADGTRDGYELQLTRLISEHVRIPVIASGGAGNPLHMAEAVTKGGASAALIASIVHYGEYTILEIKEYMDQAGIKVRMNW, from the coding sequence ATGCTCAGTAAAAGAATCATCCCCTGCCTTGATGTCAGGGACGGGCGCCTGACCAAAGGAGTCAAATTCAAAGGTAATGTAGATATCGGTGATCCAGTGGAAACTGCAAGGCTCTATTATGAGCAGGGGGCCGATGAAATAGTATTCTATGATATTACGGCTTCAGCCGAAGGCAGAGGTATTATGCTTCGGGTCGTGGAAAAAGTTGCTGCAACCATCTTTATTCCATTTTCTGTCGGCGGAGGCATAAGTACCCTTGAAGATATGCGGGCAGTGCTTCTGGCTGGGGCTGAAAAAGTCTCTGTAAACTCGGCAGCAGTAAAAAATCCAGGAATTATCTCCCAGGGGGCTGAAGCTTTTGGATCTCAGTGTATCGTGGTGGGAATGGACGTCTTGCAGGTGGAAAAAACTGAATCCATTCCTTCAGGATATGAAATAGTTATCCACGGAGGCAGGAAACACATGGGGCTGGACGCCCTGTGGTGGGCCAGGGAAGTGGAAAAGCTGGGAGCCGGAGAAATATGCCTCAACTCCATTGATGCCGACGGGACCAGGGATGGTTATGAACTCCAACTGACAAGGCTCATTTCCGAACATGTCCGTATCCCGGTAATTGCTTCCGGGGGAGCTGGAAATCCCCTGCACATGGCCGAAGCAGTAACCAAAGGCGGAGCATCAGCCGCCCTGATAGCATCCATTGTTCACTACGGGGAGTACACTATTCTGGAAATAAAGGAGTACATGGACCAAGCCGGGATCAAGGTCAGGATGAACTGGTAA
- the moaC gene encoding cyclic pyranopterin monophosphate synthase MoaC, with amino-acid sequence MSGKELTHLDRDGQVLMVDVGGKPDTRRKAVVQSRVRLSSETFSLLRDKALPKGDVLVAAKIAGIMAAKETSRLIPLCHPVPLSFADVRFSLDEHNCCIMVEAEARTNSSTGVEMEALVAAQVACLTIYDMCKAVQKDIVIDQCRLIHKSGGRSGTYDTP; translated from the coding sequence ATGAGCGGGAAAGAACTGACCCACCTGGACAGGGACGGACAGGTTTTAATGGTGGATGTTGGCGGCAAGCCGGATACCAGAAGAAAGGCCGTGGTTCAGAGCAGAGTCAGACTTTCTTCTGAAACCTTTTCCCTGCTCAGAGACAAGGCCCTTCCCAAAGGCGACGTCCTGGTAGCAGCCAAGATAGCCGGAATCATGGCTGCCAAGGAGACCAGCAGACTCATACCTCTTTGCCACCCGGTCCCCTTGAGTTTTGCAGACGTTCGTTTCAGCCTGGATGAGCACAACTGCTGCATCATGGTGGAGGCTGAAGCCCGCACTAATTCATCCACCGGGGTTGAAATGGAGGCCCTGGTGGCTGCCCAGGTGGCCTGCCTGACCATCTATGACATGTGCAAGGCTGTTCAGAAGGATATTGTTATTGACCAGTGCCGGCTGATCCATAAGAGCGGAGGCCGGAGCGGGACCTACGATACTCCTTAA
- the dnaJ gene encoding molecular chaperone DnaJ yields the protein MSDKRDYYEILGVSRQADDEEIKKAYRKLAFKYHPDRNPDDPHAETMFKEAAEAYEVLRDPDKRRRYDHLGHAGLNNNGFEGFNSTEDIFSSFSDIFGEFFGFGTRQSGPRPRSGADLRYNLNISFRDAAKGTEVDLELPKKTICERCSGDGSEPGYSVETCAHCQGAGQVYRSQGFFRVSMPCSVCRGQGTIIPHPCAECRGRGVVTVNKKIKVRIPAGVDNGSRLRLRAEGEPGEHGGPPGDLYVVLYVDEDKIFKRQGQDLITNVEISFVQAALGAKIEVPTLDEPVPMEIPKGTQSGKVLQLKGLGLPHPGSHHKGDLLVQVHVQTPTRISKKQAELLREFERLENQKTGQKVKSFFKKVMGE from the coding sequence ATGTCCGATAAAAGGGATTATTACGAGATTCTAGGTGTCTCCAGGCAGGCAGATGATGAAGAGATAAAAAAGGCCTATCGCAAGCTGGCCTTTAAGTACCATCCTGACCGTAATCCTGATGACCCCCATGCTGAGACCATGTTCAAGGAGGCTGCCGAAGCCTACGAGGTGCTCAGGGATCCGGATAAAAGGAGACGCTACGATCATCTGGGCCATGCAGGCCTGAATAACAACGGTTTTGAGGGATTCAATTCAACTGAAGATATATTCAGTTCTTTTTCTGATATTTTTGGTGAATTTTTCGGTTTCGGCACCCGCCAGTCCGGACCCAGGCCCAGGTCAGGGGCTGATCTGCGGTATAACCTGAATATATCTTTTCGAGATGCAGCCAAGGGAACTGAGGTCGACCTGGAGCTTCCCAAAAAGACCATTTGCGAACGCTGCAGCGGAGATGGTTCTGAACCGGGCTATTCAGTTGAAACCTGTGCCCATTGCCAGGGGGCGGGCCAGGTTTACCGTTCTCAAGGTTTTTTCCGGGTTTCCATGCCCTGCTCGGTGTGTCGGGGACAGGGCACCATAATTCCTCATCCCTGTGCTGAGTGTCGGGGAAGAGGGGTGGTAACTGTTAATAAAAAGATTAAGGTCAGGATCCCGGCCGGCGTGGACAACGGGAGTAGACTGCGTCTCAGAGCTGAAGGTGAACCAGGGGAACACGGAGGACCTCCGGGAGATTTGTACGTTGTCTTGTATGTTGACGAGGACAAGATCTTCAAAAGACAGGGCCAGGATCTCATAACCAACGTGGAAATCAGCTTTGTTCAGGCTGCCCTTGGAGCCAAGATTGAGGTCCCCACCCTTGATGAACCTGTGCCCATGGAGATTCCCAAGGGAACCCAGAGCGGAAAGGTTCTGCAGCTTAAAGGGCTGGGCCTGCCTCATCCGGGCAGTCATCACAAGGGAGACCTGCTGGTCCAGGTTCATGTGCAGACTCCCACCAGGATTTCCAAAAAGCAGGCTGAACTGCTGCGCGAATTCGAACGCCTGGAAAATCAGAAGACTGGTCAGAAGGTAAAAAGTTTTTTTAAAAAGGTTATGGGCGAATAG
- the rpoZ gene encoding DNA-directed RNA polymerase subunit omega, giving the protein MARITVEDCLQQVNNRFLLVQMTVRRIKQYRDGYSPLVESKNKDIVTALREIAAGKVIPSKSIQKAGIRVD; this is encoded by the coding sequence ATGGCCAGGATTACCGTTGAAGATTGTCTGCAGCAGGTTAACAACAGATTTCTTCTTGTTCAGATGACTGTCAGGCGGATCAAGCAGTACCGGGACGGTTACAGTCCGCTGGTTGAAAGTAAAAACAAGGATATAGTCACTGCCCTGCGTGAAATAGCCGCAGGCAAGGTCATACCTTCCAAGTCCATTCAGAAAGCCGGAATCAGGGTCGATTAG
- a CDS encoding tRNA lysidine(34) synthetase produces the protein MGFRKQLNYAQKTCLGRCGKLMQQTSMIHPGARIGVALSGGVDSWVMTMVLMLRQRIVPFDFELMILHVNPGFDPRNHHPLRSWLRDNPVAAHVEVTQTGPRSHDPGHTKSPCFLCSWERRKILFNLCRKYRLTHLALGHNSDDLAATFFMNLMQTGRVEGLSARESFFEGRLTVIRPLLMVEKKYIRNAASRWSLPVWANPCPSAQTAKRAQMEEILNSLYRKDRIYRKNIINALKRWQLDLNLQFN, from the coding sequence ATGGGATTCAGAAAACAACTCAACTACGCTCAAAAAACCTGCCTGGGCCGGTGCGGCAAGCTCATGCAGCAAACATCAATGATCCACCCTGGTGCCAGAATCGGCGTGGCCCTGTCCGGTGGAGTGGACAGCTGGGTGATGACCATGGTCCTCATGCTCAGGCAAAGGATCGTGCCCTTTGATTTTGAACTGATGATCCTCCACGTCAATCCCGGTTTTGATCCCCGGAACCACCACCCCTTGAGGTCCTGGCTCAGAGACAATCCTGTTGCTGCCCATGTGGAAGTCACTCAAACAGGCCCCAGATCACACGATCCGGGCCACACCAAATCCCCCTGTTTTCTCTGTTCCTGGGAAAGAAGAAAAATCCTCTTTAACTTATGCCGAAAATACAGGCTCACTCACCTGGCCCTGGGCCACAATTCCGATGATCTTGCTGCAACCTTTTTCATGAACCTGATGCAGACCGGAAGGGTTGAGGGTCTCTCAGCCAGGGAATCTTTTTTTGAGGGCAGGTTAACTGTGATTCGGCCGCTGCTCATGGTTGAAAAAAAATATATCCGGAATGCAGCCTCCCGGTGGAGCCTTCCAGTCTGGGCCAATCCCTGTCCATCTGCTCAAACAGCCAAAAGAGCCCAGATGGAAGAAATATTGAACTCACTCTATAGAAAAGACAGGATCTACCGAAAAAATATAATCAACGCCCTTAAAAGATGGCAGCTTGACTTGAACCTGCAGTTTAATTAA
- a CDS encoding M23 family metallopeptidase → MLFRKYQFVIFKERHGSCSKVCIPGWTFLLAGVLFIALIGTNIFFWDYYRNFKSVSQQLEQAEKKGQSQNIQLTSFYHKIKELEQDLDRVREFDDRLRVMLNIDPEHPASSFPAGGTPENSLSNSYPFYRQEMLARKMHSFIEQLSTQARLEEIRQQEIIQAIKNQNDLLSSTPSIWPTQGWVSSEFGYRNSPFTGRREFHRGLDISAPIGTPIYAPADGKVSFSGNDGAYGISLVINHGRGITTRYAHLQRYVAQRNQEVSRGQLIGYVGNTGRSTGPHLHYEVRVNNMPVNPMRYILN, encoded by the coding sequence ATGCTTTTTAGAAAATACCAGTTTGTAATATTCAAAGAAAGACACGGCAGCTGTTCCAAAGTCTGCATTCCAGGCTGGACCTTTCTTCTGGCTGGCGTGCTGTTTATCGCCCTTATAGGAACCAACATCTTTTTCTGGGATTATTACAGAAACTTCAAGTCAGTCAGTCAGCAGCTGGAACAGGCTGAAAAAAAGGGCCAGTCCCAGAATATCCAGCTGACTTCTTTTTATCATAAAATTAAAGAGCTTGAACAGGATCTGGACCGGGTCAGAGAATTTGATGACCGGCTCAGGGTGATGCTCAATATCGACCCGGAGCATCCAGCCAGCAGCTTTCCAGCCGGAGGGACTCCGGAAAACAGCCTGTCCAACTCTTACCCGTTCTACCGTCAGGAGATGCTGGCCAGGAAAATGCACAGCTTCATTGAGCAGCTGAGCACTCAGGCCCGGCTGGAGGAAATCAGGCAGCAGGAAATAATCCAGGCCATCAAGAACCAGAACGATTTACTGTCCAGCACCCCCTCCATCTGGCCCACCCAGGGCTGGGTGTCTTCGGAATTCGGTTATCGGAACTCGCCTTTTACCGGACGCAGGGAATTTCATCGGGGACTGGATATTTCAGCTCCCATCGGAACCCCCATCTATGCCCCGGCTGATGGAAAGGTCTCTTTTTCCGGCAATGACGGAGCCTACGGCATATCCCTGGTCATAAATCATGGAAGGGGGATAACAACAAGGTATGCTCACCTGCAAAGATATGTTGCCCAGAGAAATCAGGAGGTTTCCAGAGGGCAGCTCATTGGATACGTCGGCAACACCGGGCGCAGCACCGGGCCTCACCTGCACTACGAAGTCCGGGTCAACAACATGCCGGTCAATCCCATGAGGTACATCCTGAACTGA
- the fliR gene encoding flagellar biosynthetic protein FliR, producing the protein MDLYNFNPETILSFILTLFRISLVVFLLPFLGGEAIPRIIKAALCIVLSLGLWPYLAFEGSYMPDHPIQIAIWLFGELLLGLVLGMVVRFLIAAIQTGGQIIGFQMGFAMVNVVDPITGVSEAVTAHFLYMTSMLTFLALNGHLYMLRGLTQSFELVPPGGLLITPELVNQVLFFSGQIFVLAVKIAAPIITAVFLVNLGLAFISRAAPQMNVLLIGFPLKIAIGFLFLGMVFEIMSIYVAEFITTLGANLYNLLKAGSPAL; encoded by the coding sequence ATGGATCTCTATAACTTTAATCCTGAAACCATACTCAGCTTCATCCTTACCCTCTTCAGAATAAGCCTGGTGGTCTTTTTGCTGCCCTTTCTGGGAGGCGAAGCCATTCCCAGAATCATCAAGGCAGCCCTGTGCATTGTGCTGTCACTGGGACTCTGGCCTTACCTGGCCTTTGAAGGAAGCTACATGCCCGACCATCCCATCCAGATCGCCATCTGGCTTTTTGGAGAACTGCTCCTGGGGCTGGTCCTGGGCATGGTGGTCAGATTCCTCATTGCAGCCATTCAGACTGGAGGCCAGATCATTGGATTTCAGATGGGCTTTGCCATGGTCAATGTTGTTGACCCCATAACCGGTGTTTCTGAAGCTGTAACTGCCCATTTTTTATATATGACCTCAATGCTGACTTTCCTGGCCCTGAACGGTCATCTGTACATGCTCAGGGGTTTGACTCAAAGCTTCGAGCTGGTTCCACCGGGCGGACTGCTCATAACCCCTGAACTCGTCAACCAGGTGCTCTTTTTCTCGGGTCAAATTTTTGTTCTGGCTGTAAAAATTGCAGCTCCCATCATAACAGCTGTGTTCCTGGTCAACCTTGGCCTGGCCTTTATATCCAGGGCTGCTCCCCAAATGAATGTGCTGCTCATCGGCTTTCCCTTGAAAATCGCCATCGGCTTCCTGTTTCTGGGCATGGTCTTTGAAATAATGTCCATCTACGTAGCCGAATTCATCACCACCCTTGGCGCAAACCTGTATAATCTGCTCAAGGCTGGCAGCCCGGCTTTGTGA